In Burkholderia sp. GAS332, one DNA window encodes the following:
- a CDS encoding Threonine/homoserine/homoserine lactone efflux protein — MSLHTWWLFAATVFVVSAIPGPNMLLVMTHGAQHGLRRSSATMAGCLSALVLMLAVSAAGLGVFLEAWPAMFNALRMIGAAYLVYLGIKAWRAPADEGVAGAVDELSAKPMRSRFALFRNGFLVAGSNPKAILFAAALLPQFIDAAQPKLPQFGVLVATFAVIEVSWYLVYAGFGTRIGARLKSRSVARMFNRLTGGVFVGFGAMMALVRH, encoded by the coding sequence ATGAGTCTGCATACCTGGTGGCTGTTCGCCGCTACTGTTTTCGTTGTTTCCGCGATTCCCGGTCCGAACATGCTGCTGGTGATGACGCACGGTGCCCAGCACGGGCTGCGCCGTTCCAGCGCGACCATGGCCGGCTGCCTGTCGGCGCTGGTGCTGATGCTGGCGGTGTCGGCGGCCGGCCTCGGTGTGTTTCTCGAGGCGTGGCCGGCGATGTTCAACGCACTGCGGATGATTGGCGCGGCTTACCTCGTCTATCTGGGTATCAAGGCTTGGCGGGCGCCGGCTGATGAAGGCGTTGCCGGCGCGGTCGACGAACTGTCAGCCAAGCCCATGCGCTCGCGCTTCGCTCTGTTCCGCAACGGCTTCCTCGTGGCAGGCAGCAACCCGAAAGCCATCCTGTTCGCCGCAGCGTTGCTGCCCCAATTCATCGATGCCGCGCAGCCCAAGCTGCCTCAGTTCGGTGTGCTCGTCGCGACCTTCGCCGTCATCGAGGTGAGCTGGTATCTGGTGTACGCGGGTTTCGGCACGCGAATCGGGGCCAGGTTGAAGAGCCGCAGCGTCGCCAGGATGTTCAATCGCCTGACGGGCGGGGTGTTCGTCGGCTTCGGCGCGATGATGGCGCTGGTGCGCCATTAG
- a CDS encoding outer membrane protein has translation MRKVLFAILAACLSVSAHAQHAGDNVAVLGWFHVMPQDSSTPLTTTVAPTPINTPLRLPSSFTSSGTGLSTSKADTVGLVFSHYITDHIAVSTVAGVPPVFKIYGHGTIQPPGPAGALGQQNLGDPQTNPIVKSVRQWSPALLFQYYFNAPTAKFRPFLGVGVSYNWFSDLQLSQNFVQSTQENLGAVLAAGAGKPGQTQVSAKASSSWAPVFNAGLTYNITDHWGLVASVTYIPLKTTSSVIIKAADGTELGVSKSQLTADPIISFLAVSYKF, from the coding sequence ATGAGAAAAGTCTTATTCGCGATACTGGCCGCCTGCCTGTCAGTCAGTGCGCACGCCCAACATGCGGGCGACAACGTCGCCGTGCTCGGCTGGTTTCACGTGATGCCGCAGGATTCGAGCACGCCGCTCACCACCACGGTCGCGCCGACGCCGATCAATACGCCGCTGCGTCTGCCGAGTTCGTTCACTTCGTCCGGCACGGGCCTGTCGACCAGTAAAGCCGACACCGTCGGCCTCGTTTTCAGTCACTACATCACCGATCACATCGCAGTGTCGACGGTGGCAGGCGTGCCGCCAGTCTTCAAGATCTACGGCCACGGCACCATCCAGCCACCGGGACCGGCAGGCGCGCTCGGTCAGCAGAATCTCGGAGATCCGCAGACCAATCCGATCGTGAAGAGCGTACGCCAGTGGAGCCCCGCGCTGCTATTCCAGTACTACTTCAACGCGCCGACCGCGAAGTTCAGGCCGTTCCTAGGTGTCGGGGTGTCGTACAACTGGTTCTCCGATCTCCAACTGAGCCAGAACTTCGTGCAGTCGACGCAGGAAAACCTCGGTGCGGTGCTGGCAGCGGGCGCGGGCAAGCCGGGGCAGACTCAGGTTTCGGCGAAGGCTTCGTCGTCGTGGGCGCCGGTATTCAATGCGGGTCTCACGTACAACATCACGGACCACTGGGGCCTCGTGGCGTCGGTCACGTATATTCCGCTGAAGACCACCTCGTCGGTCATCATCAAGGCGGCGGACGGGACGGAACTGGGCGTCTCGAAGTCCCAGCTGACGGCGGATCCGATCATTTCGTTCCTAGCCGTTTCGTATAAGTTCTGA